The Lycium barbarum isolate Lr01 chromosome 10, ASM1917538v2, whole genome shotgun sequence genome includes a region encoding these proteins:
- the LOC132615145 gene encoding uncharacterized protein LOC132615145 gives MLVVGYYLHIQIHAFIKYFDIDDYPPSCYRAHLGPLPPFDDFMGEAELLMKLANRAIQEYNEKECNVYKYKVLKIEKVNHRLSMYYTYWMTVNVLNLTLGTSIETFQIHAAMSYVNDDEVIYCCRPREEAIVGLPSCEFCSGLLPERRVTGGKEP, from the exons ATGCTAGTGGTAGGATACTACTTGCACATACAAATACATGCATTTATAAAG TATTTTGACATTGATGACTATCCCCCTTCCTGCTATCGCGCTCATTTAGGACCATTACCACCTTTTGACGATTTCATGGGCGAGGCTGAGTTACTGATGAAACTGGCTAACCGAGCTATCCAGGAATATAACGAGAAAGAGTGCAAT GTTTATAAGTACAAGGTTTTGAAGATTGAGAAAGTGAATCATCGTTTGTCAATGTACTATACATATTGGATGACTGTCAACGTATTAAATCTCACTCTTGGTACTTCTATAGAAACTTTTCAAATCCATGCTGCTATGAGTTACGTCAATGATGATGAGGTTATCTATTGTTGCCGGCCTAGAGAAGAG GCCATTGTTGGTTTGCCAAGCTGCGAGTTTTGTTCTGGCTTGCTGCCAGAGAGGCGTGTCACGGGAGGAAAGGAACCATAG